From a region of the Rhodococcus sp. 4CII genome:
- a CDS encoding Fpg/Nei family DNA glycosylase: MPEGDTVWRTANSLRDALEGKVLTRCDVRVPRYATADLTGQVVDEVVSRGKHLLIRVGDYSIHTHLKMEGAWHIYAPDSKWRRPTHQARIVLATDDRVAVGFSLGITEILARDDEESVVGHLGPDVLGPDWDADTAIRNLRAAGDQPIGLALVDQRNLAGLGNVYRNEVCFLRGVHPYTPAAEVSDLPAMVTLAHRIIHADKNNSIRRRSWVYGRAGQRCRRCRTVIEGHDLGQQQIFFCTYCQPPAGS, from the coding sequence ATGCCCGAAGGCGACACCGTCTGGCGCACCGCCAACTCGCTGCGCGACGCATTGGAGGGCAAGGTGCTGACCAGGTGCGATGTGCGGGTGCCCCGTTATGCCACCGCCGACCTGACCGGCCAGGTCGTCGACGAGGTCGTCAGCCGGGGCAAGCACCTCCTCATCCGCGTCGGCGACTACTCCATCCACACCCATCTGAAGATGGAGGGCGCGTGGCACATCTACGCTCCGGACTCCAAGTGGCGGCGGCCGACCCATCAGGCGCGCATCGTGCTGGCTACCGATGATCGGGTGGCGGTCGGATTTTCGCTGGGCATCACGGAGATCCTGGCGCGTGACGACGAGGAGTCCGTGGTCGGGCACCTCGGTCCCGACGTGCTGGGGCCGGATTGGGACGCCGACACCGCGATCCGCAATCTGCGGGCCGCCGGCGACCAGCCCATCGGGCTGGCGCTCGTCGACCAGCGCAACCTGGCCGGTCTCGGCAATGTGTACCGCAACGAGGTCTGTTTCCTCCGCGGCGTCCACCCGTATACGCCGGCGGCCGAGGTGAGCGACCTGCCCGCAATGGTCACGCTCGCGCACCGCATAATTCACGCCGACAAGAACAACTCCATCCGGCGTCGGTCGTGGGTGTACGGGCGTGCCGGACAGCGCTGCCGCCGGTGCCGGACGGTGATCGAGGGCCACGACCTCGGCCAGCAGCAAATCTTCTTCTGCACGTATTGCCAACCCCCCGCCGGGAGCTAA
- a CDS encoding DUF1353 domain-containing protein: protein MPFQVSVDDPTRPQPELRVLDRKFFQLVGEFVYVHDDTVVTVPGCAPMPCLLRTDLASIPAPLQGLLTPYGRQLLPAIMHDDLCKRASAQGREGNALRRRADELFRLALLDEGVGPFRSRIFWVGVEVGRFWTFTDFARFLLITHQVFGMLCWVVGVPWAVTTSHFGLATLLLALPVLLSLLWRRDFPVALLGCILLPVIAPTYLLTIATAAVLWVPDGAAWLLGRRRTRRPPPLGPPTTVLR, encoded by the coding sequence ATGCCGTTCCAGGTATCCGTGGACGATCCGACTCGCCCGCAACCCGAGCTCCGGGTGCTCGACCGCAAGTTCTTCCAACTCGTCGGCGAATTCGTCTACGTCCACGACGACACGGTGGTGACGGTGCCCGGGTGCGCGCCGATGCCGTGTCTGCTGCGCACGGATCTCGCGTCGATCCCCGCCCCGCTGCAAGGGCTGCTCACCCCGTACGGCCGTCAGTTGCTGCCCGCGATCATGCACGACGACCTGTGCAAACGCGCGAGCGCCCAGGGGCGGGAGGGAAACGCGCTGCGACGGCGCGCGGACGAATTGTTCCGGCTGGCCCTGCTCGACGAGGGCGTCGGGCCGTTCCGCAGTCGCATCTTCTGGGTCGGCGTCGAGGTCGGCCGGTTCTGGACGTTCACCGACTTCGCCCGGTTCCTGCTGATCACACACCAGGTGTTCGGGATGCTGTGCTGGGTGGTGGGCGTGCCGTGGGCCGTGACGACCTCGCATTTCGGCCTGGCGACGCTCTTGCTCGCGCTGCCGGTTCTGCTGTCGCTATTGTGGCGCAGGGATTTCCCCGTCGCCCTGCTCGGGTGCATTCTACTGCCCGTCATCGCACCCACGTATCTGCTGACCATCGCCACCGCCGCGGTGCTGTGGGTGCCGGATGGTGCCGCCTGGCTTCTCGGCCGCCGGCGGACACGCAGGCCGCCGCCGCTGGGGCCGCCGACCACGGTTCTGCGTTAG
- a CDS encoding TetR/AcrR family transcriptional regulator, whose product MTLEDRREARRNSLLRAGVALLGAPDGPAVNVRAVCRAASLTERYFYESFQDRDEFVRSVYAAVGDQAQTALVEAVASTQTARERAEAAVDAFVKLMVDDPAMGRVLLLAPLSEPALSRRGIDLMPGFVGLVHDQLSAVDDEVEKQLVAIGVVGALTTLFIGYLDGTVAASREQFVAHCVTLVVEANKAGHE is encoded by the coding sequence GTGACGTTGGAGGACCGACGGGAAGCGCGGCGGAACTCGCTGCTGCGCGCGGGCGTCGCGCTGCTCGGTGCGCCGGACGGTCCGGCGGTGAACGTGCGCGCGGTCTGCCGTGCCGCGTCGCTCACCGAGCGGTACTTCTACGAGTCGTTCCAGGACCGGGACGAATTCGTGCGCTCGGTCTACGCCGCCGTGGGCGATCAGGCGCAGACCGCGCTCGTCGAGGCCGTCGCGTCCACCCAGACCGCCCGGGAGCGCGCCGAAGCCGCGGTCGACGCGTTCGTGAAACTGATGGTCGACGATCCCGCGATGGGCCGTGTGCTGCTGCTCGCACCGCTGTCGGAACCCGCGCTGAGCCGACGGGGCATCGACCTCATGCCCGGCTTCGTCGGGCTGGTGCACGACCAACTCTCGGCCGTCGACGACGAGGTGGAGAAGCAACTCGTCGCGATCGGTGTCGTCGGCGCACTCACGACACTGTTCATCGGGTACCTCGACGGAACTGTTGCCGCGTCGCGCGAGCAATTCGTCGCGCATTGCGTCACTCTGGTGGTGGAGGCAAACAAGGCCGGCCACGAGTGA